In one Buchnera aphidicola (Pemphigus immunis) genomic region, the following are encoded:
- the rpsC gene encoding 30S ribosomal protein S3 encodes MGQKVHPNGMRLGIIKSWNSVWFSNSKDFSDNLNSDFQVRSFLKKELFKASVSRIIIERPAKSIRITIYTARPGIVIGKKGEDVEKLRAAIAIIAGVPAQINISEVRKPELDAKLVADNITSQLERRIMFRRAMKRAVQNAMRQGAKGIKVEISGRLGGAEIARKEWYREGRVPLHTLRADVQYSASEAHTTYGIVGVKVWIFKGEILGGMSAVKILERPISQAKKYHRKNRK; translated from the coding sequence ATGGGTCAAAAAGTACATCCTAATGGCATGCGATTGGGAATAATTAAATCTTGGAATTCTGTTTGGTTTTCTAATAGTAAAGATTTTTCTGATAATTTAAACAGTGATTTTCAAGTTAGAAGTTTTTTGAAAAAAGAGTTATTTAAAGCGTCTGTATCTCGAATTATTATCGAGCGTCCAGCTAAAAGTATTCGGATTACTATCTATACAGCACGTCCAGGAATTGTTATAGGGAAAAAAGGAGAAGATGTAGAAAAATTAAGAGCAGCAATAGCTATTATTGCTGGTGTTCCTGCACAAATTAATATTTCAGAAGTAAGAAAACCAGAGTTAGATGCAAAATTAGTAGCTGATAATATTACATCTCAGTTAGAAAGAAGAATAATGTTTCGTCGAGCTATGAAAAGAGCTGTTCAAAATGCTATGAGACAGGGAGCAAAAGGGATAAAAGTTGAAATAAGTGGACGTTTAGGAGGGGCGGAAATAGCAAGAAAAGAATGGTATCGTGAAGGGAGAGTTCCATTACATACATTACGTGCTGATGTTCAATATAGTGCTTCAGAAGCACATACCACATATGGAATTGTTGGAGTAAAAGTATGGATTTTTAAAGGAGAAATTTTAGGTGGAATGTCTGCTGTAAAAATTTTAGAAAGGCCGATTTCTCAAGCTAAAAAATATCATCGTAAGAATCGTAAGTAA
- the rplV gene encoding 50S ribosomal protein L22 has product MEVLAQYRQARSSAQKVRLVADLIRGKKVQKALEILIYSNKKASNLVKKVLESAIANAEHNEGADIDSLIIKKIFVNEGPTMKRMMPRAKGRADRILKRTSHITVVVSDR; this is encoded by the coding sequence ATGGAAGTTTTAGCTCAATATCGTCAAGCTCGTTCATCTGCACAAAAGGTTCGTTTGGTTGCTGATTTGATTCGTGGTAAAAAAGTACAAAAAGCTTTAGAAATACTTATTTATTCTAATAAAAAAGCATCAAATTTGGTCAAAAAAGTATTAGAATCAGCAATAGCCAATGCTGAACATAATGAAGGTGCTGATATAGATAGTTTAATAATAAAAAAAATTTTTGTTAATGAAGGGCCAACTATGAAAAGAATGATGCCACGTGCTAAAGGTCGCGCTGATCGAATTTTAAAACGCACTAGTCATATCACCGTAGTTGTTTCTGATCGCTAA
- the rpsS gene encoding 30S ribosomal protein S19, translating into MPRSLKKGPFIDLSLLKKVEKSVKKNDKKPLRTWSRRSTIFPNMIGLTIAIHNGRQHVPVFITEDMVGHKLGEFSLTRTYKGHAADRKVKKR; encoded by the coding sequence ATGCCGCGTTCTCTTAAAAAAGGTCCTTTTATTGATCTTAGTTTATTAAAGAAAGTAGAAAAATCTGTTAAAAAAAATGATAAAAAACCATTACGTACTTGGTCTCGTCGTTCTACTATTTTCCCAAATATGATTGGTTTAACAATAGCAATACATAATGGTCGTCAACATGTTCCTGTTTTTATTACTGAAGATATGGTAGGTCATAAATTAGGAGAATTTTCTTTAACTAGAACTTATAAAGGTCATGCTGCTGATCGTAAAGTTAAAAAACGTTAG
- the rplP gene encoding 50S ribosomal protein L16, with the protein MMQPKRTKFRKMHKGRNRGFAISTGVQFGSFGLKAVDRGRLTARQIEAARIAITRSVKRQGRMWIRIFPDKPITQKPLEVRMGKGKGNVEYWVALIQPGKILYEIEGLSESLSREAFKLAAAKLPIKTIFVTKMVM; encoded by the coding sequence ATGATGCAACCAAAACGAACTAAATTCCGCAAAATGCATAAAGGAAGGAATCGTGGTTTTGCTATTAGTACTGGTGTTCAATTCGGTAGTTTTGGTTTAAAAGCTGTGGACAGAGGACGTTTAACAGCTCGTCAAATTGAAGCAGCAAGGATAGCTATAACTCGTTCTGTAAAAAGACAAGGGAGAATGTGGATACGAATTTTTCCTGATAAACCTATTACTCAAAAACCATTAGAAGTAAGAATGGGAAAAGGTAAAGGGAATGTTGAATATTGGGTGGCTCTAATTCAACCAGGTAAAATTTTATATGAAATTGAAGGTTTATCTGAATCATTATCTCGAGAAGCATTTAAGTTAGCAGCTGCAAAATTACCTATTAAAACTATATTTGTTACTAAAATGGTGATGTAA